The following coding sequences are from one Epinephelus fuscoguttatus linkage group LG7, E.fuscoguttatus.final_Chr_v1 window:
- the szrd1 gene encoding SUZ domain-containing protein 1, with amino-acid sequence MDEEVAESWEEAADSGEMEKRLEEKLRISQKEKESSNISSRSPLRTTMVIQDDSLPAAPTPQIRILKRPASNGSLGSQLNQNRPTPQVKSLAQREAEYAEARKRILGSACPEETPQDKPNTDRAGRNNSTLPSEDTRSNNHTVRQPAGPDGTQGFRQHR; translated from the exons ATGGATGAGGAGGTCGCTGAAAGTTGGGAGGAAGCTGCTGATAGTGGG gAAATGGAAAAACGGTTAGAAGAGAAGCTAAGGATCagccaaaaagaaaa AGAGTCCAGCAATATTTCCTCACGATCTCCACTGAGGACAACCATGGTGATACAGGATGACTCCCTACCAGCAGCCCCCACACCTCAGATACGCATTTTGAAGCGGCCTGCAAGTAACGGGTCACTGGGATCACAATTAAATCAGAACAGGCCTACGCCACAGGTCAAGTCTCTGGCCCAGCGTGAGGCAGAGTACGCCGAGGCCAGGAAGAGAATACTGGGCAGTGCCTGCCCAGAGGAGACGCCTCAGGACAAACCCAACACAGACAG GGCAGGGCGCAATAACTCTACATTGCCTTCAGAGGACACCCGATCAAACAATCACACTGTCCGGCAGCCAGCCGGCCCAGACGGCACCCAAGGGTTCCGACAGCACAGATAA
- the atp13a2 gene encoding cation-transporting ATPase 13A2 isoform X2, which translates to MDRRGSVVEPQSGLPSPCPRDPLLSPDSHMDSFGQQHVVEILTEEIEDGSLEMSVELEDNEWRDTVQLHKEEKTLLRYYLFEGLRYIWLSKKGAYCRVSVLNEDWTCKDLYGFQMGLSHQEQSLRRRMYGPNLIDVPVKPYGKLLFEEVLNPFYVFQVFSIILWTIDNYYYYATCIFIISIFSICISLYEIRKQSVTLHNMARLVTNVTIRRSSGVEECVSSVELVPGDCLIIPQEGLLLPCDAAVLAGECLVNESMLTGESVPVLKTPLPAGEGRYSSETQRRHTIFCGTQLIQAKGGGPRGSGAVAVVTSTGFFTAKGNLVSSILYPQPTDFRFYQDSARFLLILGSIALISTIYSFVVLFRSNATWLELVIRSLDAVTIAVPPALPAAITAGTIYAQRRLKSQGVFCISPPRINICAKVSLFCFDKTGTLTEDGLDMWGVMEGGPAGFSELVQEPRLLPPGPMLTGLACCHTVTLLQGQHLGDPLELKMLESTGWTLQEPEEDGKVLGAEFGGHRVLAVLRPPTHSSSEAVAIVQRFPFSSALQRMSVVTVAHGGSSAFAFIKGSPEMVASLCRADTVPAQFSNKLRKFSSDGLRVLALAYKPVDGNTDFRTIERGEVEKDMQFLGLLMMRNLVKPESAQVINVLRLAHLRSVMVTGDNILTAVNVAKSCGMVGSDEKVIFVTATPHTAHSMPTLKFTMEERGASAAQSSAEVITQGLYQGGFFYHLAINGKSFAALCDHFPEHLPKILLRATIFARMAPDQKTQLVKELQKLNYRVGMCGDGANDCGALRAADVGVSLSEAEASVASPFTSKTNNISCVPLLIREGRCSLVTSFSLFRYMALYSLIQLCTVLILLTMSTSLGDLQFLYFDLILVTLLAIVMGKGGPSKELYPSRPSASLLTLPVVGSLFIHTCMIVLGQLAALFITTSQEWYVPLNSTVHGTENLPNMEDTSVFALSGYQYIIMAVVLTKGYPYKKPLYYNVMFLCLLFVLFGLMTWLVLYPGPVIGGVLQLYNFSDMDFKLLLIAVAALNFLICFVVEVLIDLGILNCLRLLWRKRQSKKQYKRLNLLLSESPSWPPINQTLYPTDHTVIQFS; encoded by the exons GTAGTGTGGTGGAGCCGCAGAGCGGACTCCCCTCACCCTGTCCGCGAGACCCCCTCCTCAGCCCTGACTCACACATG GACAGTTTTGGCCAGCAGCATGTGGTGGAGATCCTCACAGAGGAGATTGAGGACGGCAG TTTGGAGATGTCGGTCGAGCTGGAGGACAATGAATGGAGAGATACAGTTCAGCTGCACAAAGAGGAG AAAACATTGCTGCGCTACTACCTGTTTGAAGGACTGCGCTACATCTGGCTGAGCAAGAAAGGAGCTTACTGTCGTGTCAG TGTCCTCAATGAGGACTGGACCTGCAAGGACCTGTATGGCTTCCAAATGGGCTTGAGTCACCAGGAGCAGAGCTTGAG GAGACGCATGTATGGGCCCAACCTTATTGATGTGCCTGTGAAGCCTTACGGGAAACTGCTGTTTGAGGAG GTCCTCAACCCCTTCTATGTGTTCCAAGTGTTCAGCATCATCCTGTGGACCATcgacaattattattattatgccaCATGTATATTTATTATCTCCATTTTCTCCATCTGTATCTCACTGTACGAGATCCGCAAG CAAAGCGTCACTCTTCACAACATGGCCCGGTTAGTCACAAATGTGACAATACGAAGAAGCTCAGGAG tGGAGGAGTGTGTGAGCTCGGTGGAGCTGGTCCCTGGCGACTGTCTAATTATCCCTCAGGAAGGTCTGCTGCTGCCCTGTGATGCTGCCGTGCTGGCTGGGGAGTGTCTGGTCAACGAGAGCATGCTCACAG GTGAAAGTGTCCCAGTACTGAAAACCCCACTGCCGGCCGGTGAGGGGAGGTACAGCTCAGAGACTCAGCGTAGACACACCATTTTCTGTGGTACCCAGCTCATTCAGGCCAAAGGTGGTGGGCCGCGAGGCAGCGGTGCTGTTGCTGTGGTCACAAGCACTG GGTTTTTCACAGCCAAAGGTAACCTGGTCAGCTCCATTTTGTATCCTCAGCCAACAGACTTCCGCTTTTACCAAGATTCTGCCAGATTTCTGCTCATCCTGGGTTCTATTG CTTTAATCTCCACTATTTACAGCTTTGTGGTCCTCTTCAGATCCAAT GCAACCTGGCTGGAGTTAGTGATTAGGAGCCTGGATGCTGTGACCATTGCAGTGCCCCCTGCCCTTCCTGCTGCCATCACTGCTGGCACTATTTACGCTCAGCGCAGGCTGAAGAGCCAGGGCGTCTTCTGCATCAGTCCACCGCGCATCAACATCTGTGCCAAGGTCTCACTCTTCTGCTTTGACAAG ACCGGAACtcttacagaggatggtctggaTATGTGGGGAGTGATGGAGGGGGGACCAGCTGGTTTTTCCGAGCTGGTCCAAGAGCCCAGACTCCTGCCCCCAGGACCCATGCTAACAGGCCTGGCTTGCTGTCACACTGTGACGCTGCTGCAAGGACAGCATCTCGGAGACCCTCTGGAGCTCAAGATGCTCGAGTCCACTGGTTGG ACACTCCAGGAGCCAGAGGAAGATGGAAAGGTGCTGGGTGCAGAGTTTGGAGGCCACAGAGTTTTGGCCGTTTTGAGACCTCCTACTCAT TCATCAAGCGAGGCGGTGGCCATTGTTCAGAGGTTTCCCTTCTCCTCAGCCCTGCAGAGGATGAGCGTGGTGACAGTGGCCCACGGCGGAAGCTCAGCTTTTGCTTTCATCAAAGGATCCCCAGAAATGGTCGCTAGCCTCTGCCGAGCAGACACTG TGCCGGCACAGTTCTCCAACAAACTACGCAAGTTCTCCAGTGATGGCCTCAGAGTTCTTGCACTTGCCTATAAACCTGTAGACGGAAACACTGACTTTAGGACCATTGAACG AGGGGAGGTAGAGAAAGACATGCAGTTCCTGGGCTTGCTGATGATGAGGAATCTGGTGAAGCCAGAGAGCGCCCAGGTTATTAACGTCCTGAGACTGGCACACCTTCGCAGCGTCATGGTCACTG GGGACAACATTTTAACAGCAGTCAATGTAGCAAAAAGCTGTGGGATGGTAGGAAGTGATGAGAAGGTGATATTCGTCACTGCAACCCCCCATACTGCCCACTCCATGCCCACCCTGAAATTCACCATGGAAGAGAGAGGGGCCTCTGCCGCCCAAAGCTCTGCAGAGGTCATCACTCAG GGCCTGTACCAGGGTGGTTTTTTCTATCACTTGGCTATAAATGGCAAGTCCTTTGCTGCCCTCTGTGATCACTTCCCTGAGCATCTGCCAAAG ATATTGTTGCGAGCCACAATATTTGCACGAATGGCTCCTGACCAGAAAACCCAGCTGGTGAAGGAGCTGCAGAAGCTGAA CTACCGAGTGGGCATGTGTGGGGACGGGGCCAATGACTGCGGAGCCCTGAGAGCTGCTGATGTTGGGGTTTCCCTGTCTGAAGCTGAGGCTTCAGTCGCATCACCGTTCACTTCCAAAACTAACAACATCAGCTGTGTGCCACTGCTAATCAG AGAGGGCCGATGTTCCCTGGTCACCTCCTTCAGTCTCTTTAGATACATGGCCCTGTACAGCCTCATTCAGTTGTGCActgtcctcatcctcctcaCA ATGAGCACGAGCTTGGGTGACCTGCAGTTCCTGTACTTTGACCTTATCTTGGTGACTTTATTGGCCATCGTGATGGGGAAAGGAGGCCCCAGTAAGGAGCTGTACCCCTCCAGACCTTCAGCCAGCCTGCTGACCCTGCCTGTCGTAGGCAGCCTCTTCATCCACACCTGCATGATTGTTCTGGGCCAGCTTGCTGCACTCTTCATCACCACCTCACAGGAGTG gtaCGTTCCACTCAATTCAACAGTGCACGGCACAGAAAATCTGCCCAACATGGAGGACACCAGCGTGTTTGCCTTGTCAGGCTACCAGTACATCATCATGGCTGTGGTGCTCACCAAGGGCTACCCATACAAAAAACCTCTCTACTACAATG TGATGTTcctttgtctgctgtttgtccTCTTTGGCCTGATGACTTGGCTGGTGTTGTATCCTGGGCCTGTCATTGGTGGAGTACTTCAGCTGTACAACTTCTCTGATATGGATTTCAAGTTGCTGCTCATTGCTGTTGCTGCTCTCAACTTCCTCATCTGTTTTGTTGTGGAG GTGCTGATAGACTTGGGTATCCTGAACTGTCTTCGTTTGCTGTGGAGGAAGCGTCAGTCCAAGAAACAATATAAACGTCTGAACCTCCTTCTGTCTGAATCCCCATCATGGCCGCCCATCAATCAAACCCTGTACCCCACAGATCACACAGTCATCCAATTTAGCTAG
- the atp13a2 gene encoding cation-transporting ATPase 13A2 isoform X1 — MDRRGSVVEPQSGLPSPCPRDPLLSPDSHMDAQGYKWVRWRVWLCRLAAVLSLGLLLIVFHWRPRLAVLARCCSCPLALADILLIRDSFGQQHVVEILTEEIEDGSLEMSVELEDNEWRDTVQLHKEEKTLLRYYLFEGLRYIWLSKKGAYCRVSVLNEDWTCKDLYGFQMGLSHQEQSLRRRMYGPNLIDVPVKPYGKLLFEEVLNPFYVFQVFSIILWTIDNYYYYATCIFIISIFSICISLYEIRKQSVTLHNMARLVTNVTIRRSSGVEECVSSVELVPGDCLIIPQEGLLLPCDAAVLAGECLVNESMLTGESVPVLKTPLPAGEGRYSSETQRRHTIFCGTQLIQAKGGGPRGSGAVAVVTSTGFFTAKGNLVSSILYPQPTDFRFYQDSARFLLILGSIALISTIYSFVVLFRSNATWLELVIRSLDAVTIAVPPALPAAITAGTIYAQRRLKSQGVFCISPPRINICAKVSLFCFDKTGTLTEDGLDMWGVMEGGPAGFSELVQEPRLLPPGPMLTGLACCHTVTLLQGQHLGDPLELKMLESTGWTLQEPEEDGKVLGAEFGGHRVLAVLRPPTHSSSEAVAIVQRFPFSSALQRMSVVTVAHGGSSAFAFIKGSPEMVASLCRADTVPAQFSNKLRKFSSDGLRVLALAYKPVDGNTDFRTIERGEVEKDMQFLGLLMMRNLVKPESAQVINVLRLAHLRSVMVTGDNILTAVNVAKSCGMVGSDEKVIFVTATPHTAHSMPTLKFTMEERGASAAQSSAEVITQGLYQGGFFYHLAINGKSFAALCDHFPEHLPKILLRATIFARMAPDQKTQLVKELQKLNYRVGMCGDGANDCGALRAADVGVSLSEAEASVASPFTSKTNNISCVPLLIREGRCSLVTSFSLFRYMALYSLIQLCTVLILLTMSTSLGDLQFLYFDLILVTLLAIVMGKGGPSKELYPSRPSASLLTLPVVGSLFIHTCMIVLGQLAALFITTSQEWYVPLNSTVHGTENLPNMEDTSVFALSGYQYIIMAVVLTKGYPYKKPLYYNVMFLCLLFVLFGLMTWLVLYPGPVIGGVLQLYNFSDMDFKLLLIAVAALNFLICFVVEVLIDLGILNCLRLLWRKRQSKKQYKRLNLLLSESPSWPPINQTLYPTDHTVIQFS, encoded by the exons GTAGTGTGGTGGAGCCGCAGAGCGGACTCCCCTCACCCTGTCCGCGAGACCCCCTCCTCAGCCCTGACTCACACATG GATGCTCAGGGGTATAAGTGGGTGCGCTGGCGGGTGTGGCTGTGTCGTCTGGCTGCAGTGTTGTCCTTGGGTCTCCTCCTGATTGTGTTTCACTGGCGCCCGCGGCTTGCTGTCCTTGCCCGCTGCTGCTCTTGCCCTCTGGCTTTGGCAGATATTCTGCTAATAAGA GACAGTTTTGGCCAGCAGCATGTGGTGGAGATCCTCACAGAGGAGATTGAGGACGGCAG TTTGGAGATGTCGGTCGAGCTGGAGGACAATGAATGGAGAGATACAGTTCAGCTGCACAAAGAGGAG AAAACATTGCTGCGCTACTACCTGTTTGAAGGACTGCGCTACATCTGGCTGAGCAAGAAAGGAGCTTACTGTCGTGTCAG TGTCCTCAATGAGGACTGGACCTGCAAGGACCTGTATGGCTTCCAAATGGGCTTGAGTCACCAGGAGCAGAGCTTGAG GAGACGCATGTATGGGCCCAACCTTATTGATGTGCCTGTGAAGCCTTACGGGAAACTGCTGTTTGAGGAG GTCCTCAACCCCTTCTATGTGTTCCAAGTGTTCAGCATCATCCTGTGGACCATcgacaattattattattatgccaCATGTATATTTATTATCTCCATTTTCTCCATCTGTATCTCACTGTACGAGATCCGCAAG CAAAGCGTCACTCTTCACAACATGGCCCGGTTAGTCACAAATGTGACAATACGAAGAAGCTCAGGAG tGGAGGAGTGTGTGAGCTCGGTGGAGCTGGTCCCTGGCGACTGTCTAATTATCCCTCAGGAAGGTCTGCTGCTGCCCTGTGATGCTGCCGTGCTGGCTGGGGAGTGTCTGGTCAACGAGAGCATGCTCACAG GTGAAAGTGTCCCAGTACTGAAAACCCCACTGCCGGCCGGTGAGGGGAGGTACAGCTCAGAGACTCAGCGTAGACACACCATTTTCTGTGGTACCCAGCTCATTCAGGCCAAAGGTGGTGGGCCGCGAGGCAGCGGTGCTGTTGCTGTGGTCACAAGCACTG GGTTTTTCACAGCCAAAGGTAACCTGGTCAGCTCCATTTTGTATCCTCAGCCAACAGACTTCCGCTTTTACCAAGATTCTGCCAGATTTCTGCTCATCCTGGGTTCTATTG CTTTAATCTCCACTATTTACAGCTTTGTGGTCCTCTTCAGATCCAAT GCAACCTGGCTGGAGTTAGTGATTAGGAGCCTGGATGCTGTGACCATTGCAGTGCCCCCTGCCCTTCCTGCTGCCATCACTGCTGGCACTATTTACGCTCAGCGCAGGCTGAAGAGCCAGGGCGTCTTCTGCATCAGTCCACCGCGCATCAACATCTGTGCCAAGGTCTCACTCTTCTGCTTTGACAAG ACCGGAACtcttacagaggatggtctggaTATGTGGGGAGTGATGGAGGGGGGACCAGCTGGTTTTTCCGAGCTGGTCCAAGAGCCCAGACTCCTGCCCCCAGGACCCATGCTAACAGGCCTGGCTTGCTGTCACACTGTGACGCTGCTGCAAGGACAGCATCTCGGAGACCCTCTGGAGCTCAAGATGCTCGAGTCCACTGGTTGG ACACTCCAGGAGCCAGAGGAAGATGGAAAGGTGCTGGGTGCAGAGTTTGGAGGCCACAGAGTTTTGGCCGTTTTGAGACCTCCTACTCAT TCATCAAGCGAGGCGGTGGCCATTGTTCAGAGGTTTCCCTTCTCCTCAGCCCTGCAGAGGATGAGCGTGGTGACAGTGGCCCACGGCGGAAGCTCAGCTTTTGCTTTCATCAAAGGATCCCCAGAAATGGTCGCTAGCCTCTGCCGAGCAGACACTG TGCCGGCACAGTTCTCCAACAAACTACGCAAGTTCTCCAGTGATGGCCTCAGAGTTCTTGCACTTGCCTATAAACCTGTAGACGGAAACACTGACTTTAGGACCATTGAACG AGGGGAGGTAGAGAAAGACATGCAGTTCCTGGGCTTGCTGATGATGAGGAATCTGGTGAAGCCAGAGAGCGCCCAGGTTATTAACGTCCTGAGACTGGCACACCTTCGCAGCGTCATGGTCACTG GGGACAACATTTTAACAGCAGTCAATGTAGCAAAAAGCTGTGGGATGGTAGGAAGTGATGAGAAGGTGATATTCGTCACTGCAACCCCCCATACTGCCCACTCCATGCCCACCCTGAAATTCACCATGGAAGAGAGAGGGGCCTCTGCCGCCCAAAGCTCTGCAGAGGTCATCACTCAG GGCCTGTACCAGGGTGGTTTTTTCTATCACTTGGCTATAAATGGCAAGTCCTTTGCTGCCCTCTGTGATCACTTCCCTGAGCATCTGCCAAAG ATATTGTTGCGAGCCACAATATTTGCACGAATGGCTCCTGACCAGAAAACCCAGCTGGTGAAGGAGCTGCAGAAGCTGAA CTACCGAGTGGGCATGTGTGGGGACGGGGCCAATGACTGCGGAGCCCTGAGAGCTGCTGATGTTGGGGTTTCCCTGTCTGAAGCTGAGGCTTCAGTCGCATCACCGTTCACTTCCAAAACTAACAACATCAGCTGTGTGCCACTGCTAATCAG AGAGGGCCGATGTTCCCTGGTCACCTCCTTCAGTCTCTTTAGATACATGGCCCTGTACAGCCTCATTCAGTTGTGCActgtcctcatcctcctcaCA ATGAGCACGAGCTTGGGTGACCTGCAGTTCCTGTACTTTGACCTTATCTTGGTGACTTTATTGGCCATCGTGATGGGGAAAGGAGGCCCCAGTAAGGAGCTGTACCCCTCCAGACCTTCAGCCAGCCTGCTGACCCTGCCTGTCGTAGGCAGCCTCTTCATCCACACCTGCATGATTGTTCTGGGCCAGCTTGCTGCACTCTTCATCACCACCTCACAGGAGTG gtaCGTTCCACTCAATTCAACAGTGCACGGCACAGAAAATCTGCCCAACATGGAGGACACCAGCGTGTTTGCCTTGTCAGGCTACCAGTACATCATCATGGCTGTGGTGCTCACCAAGGGCTACCCATACAAAAAACCTCTCTACTACAATG TGATGTTcctttgtctgctgtttgtccTCTTTGGCCTGATGACTTGGCTGGTGTTGTATCCTGGGCCTGTCATTGGTGGAGTACTTCAGCTGTACAACTTCTCTGATATGGATTTCAAGTTGCTGCTCATTGCTGTTGCTGCTCTCAACTTCCTCATCTGTTTTGTTGTGGAG GTGCTGATAGACTTGGGTATCCTGAACTGTCTTCGTTTGCTGTGGAGGAAGCGTCAGTCCAAGAAACAATATAAACGTCTGAACCTCCTTCTGTCTGAATCCCCATCATGGCCGCCCATCAATCAAACCCTGTACCCCACAGATCACACAGTCATCCAATTTAGCTAG